The following DNA comes from Solea solea chromosome 6, fSolSol10.1, whole genome shotgun sequence.
AGCTGTCAGAACATACAATTATGTAAACATCTGGATAGAACACTATGTGCTCTGGATAGAACACTATGCACTGACTGCAACTAATTATAGTTGCAGTCAGTGCATAGAAAATGTACAAAGGGATTTTAAGGTACCTGTACCAGTAAAATGGATAGTTTCACCTTTCAGGTAAGAATGCATATTGTAACAAATTGAAGTCACACTATGGCTGgcactggcgatctgtccagggtgtgaccctgcccaTCGTCATCAGCTGAGgctggcacagcacccccgcgaccctcatgtggaggataaagcagtagaaaatggatggatgactatggctggtttgtccatccAAAGCAGGGACCTTCCCTTAAGTACATATGTAAGAGATATTCTAAATCTATGAAagctgaaaacatttttttttttttaattttgaagcTGTTACACACTTATTATACACTATAACATACTTACAACAATTAAATAATCAGGTCACTACAAAATGTTCTGAAACAAATGATTTTGTGGTTACAGGAGAACTGGACCACAATCAGTTAATCTTTGTGAGAACAACTACTTAAAGCTAGaataaatgctgtgtttttaaagtcaacaTACAATCACTTATTTTgcaatgtgtgcatgtgtttctttATACTCTAGTGTTGGCTTTGGAAAATACCTCCAGCAAAGGTGGAATGATGTTCATGAAGTTAAAATGGATGATTGTGATCCAGCTCCTGCTGAATGAACAAGGTTTGTGCAGGGCCCCACCTCCTCTCACTCAGAGGAATCCTTTGGGTTTGAACACTCATGTCATTGGAGTTTTGGAGGAATCTGACAAACAGGATCATCAGGCCTTCCTTGGCTCTCAGCTCAGCCTCTCATCTGCCAAAAAACATGACCCTGTACCAGTGGTTGTGGATGAAGAGAAGAGAGTCCAGTCTGCCCAACATGTGACATCAGGCCTCAGGGCAAAGCTTCAGGGACAGATTCAAGATCATCTCCACATTCATGGGAACATCAGCTGTGAGGAGCTTCTGTCTGCCAGTACTGTGGATGACCCTTTGTCCTCTATGTTCCCCCAAGAGCTGCTGGGCCTCTCTCTAGTGCCAGTGTTGGTAGTAGCAGGATGCCCAAAGGAGGCACAAACCCTGGTGCTAAAGCTGTACGACTTACTGGGAGTGACGGATACGGAGGAGCTTCTGCTGGAGGTGCAGAGTTTAATAGAAAGGTGGCCGACTAAGTCAGCATCTGTATCAGCAACAACATTTTCAGAGAGAGATCAAGCAAGGCACCACATAGAAGCTGTGATGTTCAACATCCAGCGGCTGGTGACAGCCGGAGAGGAAACCACCAAGCAGGAAAGTCACTGTGATGGTTGGACCAGGGTCAATGGAACAATGCTGGTGGGGACAAGTGTGGGGACAAGCACAGGTGGACTGAAGGAGGCAGTGAACAGCTGTGAGAGACTGGGAGTCCTGTGTGCAGGCGTGACCAACAGAGGGCCACTCACTCCGGGCATCATGTACCAGGCAGTGCTGAGGGAAGGCAGTCGTATCCTGCCATCCGAATCCCCAGGCTCTGAATGTTGGATCCATCAATGTAGTGCAGAGGAGTTTAGTTCAATCCCTGTTGCTTCAGCTCAGCGATTAAAGCGCAGCCCCCAGAGGAGCTGTATAAACAGAAATGAGCAGCGTGTGTACAATGTGGTAGAGTGGATCCCTGCAGTCAGTACCCTCTACAACCTGGGCACAGCGGTGTATTATGCCACTGTCAACTGCTCTGAAACAGCCAAGGAGAGAGCCATCCTCAGTGCTGTTGACCTGGGCACAGACGCGCTCATGATCGCCACAGGTGGGACTGCAGGTGTGGCAGGTTATGCTCTGGGTGCAGGGGTGAAGACTGGTGTGAAAGCAGGGGTCAGGTATCTCCTCGACTCCATGAAACAGGAAGACGACATAATGGTGAACCAGTTCAGCTGGGAGGATGGCCAGTAGAATGAAGGATCATTCAGCTTCTGATGTTTTAATTAGTTCATAGTGAAAAAAGACAAGGATCCATTTAGTTGACATGGTTGAAGAGTAGCAAATTAGtttactaaattaaaaaaaaatgtcattcccagagactggATGGCGGTCCACAGATGTGTCAAGACTTTTCCGACTAaaagctgtagtgcataactttaaatataaacaaatgttaaaaaataaaaataaaaaataaaaaataaataaataaataaataaatataaacaaatgttagattcaaaccattgtcaaatgagttcacactgtGCTGATCAAGCCAGCAGTGGAAAACCGGCGCTTTCACGTTAGCTGTGCTTGGAGCCACTAATATATTTCCACTCACGTAGTTTTTGTTGTGGATGGAGCGAAGACGCACAATGTATTTCCGACCACCTCCCGAAGTGGTTTGGTAGACCGGATAACAATCC
Coding sequences within:
- the apof gene encoding uncharacterized protein apof, which produces MDDYGWFVHPKQGPSLKYILLALENTSSKGGMMFMKLKWMIVIQLLLNEQGLCRAPPPLTQRNPLGLNTHVIGVLEESDKQDHQAFLGSQLSLSSAKKHDPVPVVVDEEKRVQSAQHVTSGLRAKLQGQIQDHLHIHGNISCEELLSASTVDDPLSSMFPQELLGLSLVPVLVVAGCPKEAQTLVLKLYDLLGVTDTEELLLEVQSLIERWPTKSASVSATTFSERDQARHHIEAVMFNIQRLVTAGEETTKQESHCDGWTRVNGTMLVGTSVGTSTGGLKEAVNSCERLGVLCAGVTNRGPLTPGIMYQAVLREGSRILPSESPGSECWIHQCSAEEFSSIPVASAQRLKRSPQRSCINRNEQRVYNVVEWIPAVSTLYNLGTAVYYATVNCSETAKERAILSAVDLGTDALMIATGGTAGVAGYALGAGVKTGVKAGVRYLLDSMKQEDDIMVNQFSWEDGQ